One part of the Perognathus longimembris pacificus isolate PPM17 chromosome 10, ASM2315922v1, whole genome shotgun sequence genome encodes these proteins:
- the Ist1 gene encoding IST1 homolog isoform X2, with protein MLGSGFKAERLRVNLRLVINRLKLLEKKKTELAQKARKEIADYLAAGKDERARIRVEHIIREDYLVEAMEILELYCDLLLARFGLIQSMKELDPGLYESVSTLIWAAPRLQSEVAELKIVADQLCAKYSKEYGKLCRTNQIGTVNDRLMHKLSVEAPPKILVERYLIEIAKNYNVPYEPDSVVMAEAPPGVETDLIDVGFTDDVKKGGPGRGGGGFTAPVGGPDGTVPVPMPMPMPMPSPNTPFSYPLPKGPSDFGGLPMGTYQAFPNIHPPQIPATPPSYESIVGPGTKPEASAKPPSRPVDNFVLPELPSVPDTLPTASTGASTSASEDIDFDDLSRRFEELKKKT; from the exons CGGAACTGGcccagaaagcaaggaaggagatTGCTGACTATCTGGCTGCTGGGAAGGACGAGCGAGCTCGGATCCGCGTGGAGCACATTATCCGGGAGGACTACCTGGTGGAGGCCATGGAGATCCTGGAGCTGTACTGTGACCTGCTACTGGCTCGTTTTGGCCTCATCCAGTCTATGAA GGAGCTAGATCCTGGTCTTTATGAATCTGTGTCTACCCTGATCTGGGCTGCTCCTCGGCTTCAGTCAGAAGTGGCTGAGTTGAAAATA GTTGCTGATCAGCTCTGTGCCAAATATAGCAAAGAATATGGCAAGTTATGTAGGACCAACCAGATTGGCACCGTGAACGACAGG CTAATGCACAAACTGAGTGTGGAAGCCCCACCCAAAATCCTGGTGGAGAGATACCTGATTGAGATTGCCAAGAATTACAATGTGCCCTATGAGCCTGACTCAGTGGTCATG gCAGAAGCTCCTCCTGGGGTAGAGACAGATCTTATTGACGTGGGATTCACAGATGATGTGAAGAAAGGTGGccctggaagaggagggggtgggTTCACGGCACCTGTTGGTGGACCTGATGGGACAGTGCCAGTGCCCATGCCCATGCCTATGCCCATGCCATCTCCAAATACTCCTTTCTCCTATCCGCTGCCAAAGGGACCA TCGGATTTCGGTGGACTGCCAATGGGGACTTACCAGGCCTTTCCCAATATCCATCCACCTCAAATACCAGCAACTCCCCCATCGTATGAATCT ATTGTTG GTCCTGGAACTAAGCCAGAAGCTTCTGCAAAGCCTCCCTCCAGACCTGTTGACAACTTTGTATTGCCAGAATTACCATCGGTGCCAGACACGCTCCCCACTGCGTCTACCGGAGCCAGCACATCAGCATCTGAAGACATAGACTTTGACGATCTTTCCCGCAGATTCGAGGAGTTGAAGAAGAAAACATAG
- the Ist1 gene encoding IST1 homolog isoform X1: protein MLGSGFKAERLRVNLRLVINRLKLLEKKKTELAQKARKEIADYLAAGKDERARIRVEHIIREDYLVEAMEILELYCDLLLARFGLIQSMKELDPGLYESVSTLIWAAPRLQSEVAELKIVADQLCAKYSKEYGKLCRTNQIGTVNDRLMHKLSVEAPPKILVERYLIEIAKNYNVPYEPDSVVMAEAPPGVETDLIDVGFTDDVKKGGPGRGGGGFTAPVGGPDGTVPVPMPMPMPMPSPNTPFSYPLPKGPSDFGGLPMGTYQAFPNIHPPQIPATPPSYESVDDINADKNVSSAQIVGPGTKPEASAKPPSRPVDNFVLPELPSVPDTLPTASTGASTSASEDIDFDDLSRRFEELKKKT, encoded by the exons CGGAACTGGcccagaaagcaaggaaggagatTGCTGACTATCTGGCTGCTGGGAAGGACGAGCGAGCTCGGATCCGCGTGGAGCACATTATCCGGGAGGACTACCTGGTGGAGGCCATGGAGATCCTGGAGCTGTACTGTGACCTGCTACTGGCTCGTTTTGGCCTCATCCAGTCTATGAA GGAGCTAGATCCTGGTCTTTATGAATCTGTGTCTACCCTGATCTGGGCTGCTCCTCGGCTTCAGTCAGAAGTGGCTGAGTTGAAAATA GTTGCTGATCAGCTCTGTGCCAAATATAGCAAAGAATATGGCAAGTTATGTAGGACCAACCAGATTGGCACCGTGAACGACAGG CTAATGCACAAACTGAGTGTGGAAGCCCCACCCAAAATCCTGGTGGAGAGATACCTGATTGAGATTGCCAAGAATTACAATGTGCCCTATGAGCCTGACTCAGTGGTCATG gCAGAAGCTCCTCCTGGGGTAGAGACAGATCTTATTGACGTGGGATTCACAGATGATGTGAAGAAAGGTGGccctggaagaggagggggtgggTTCACGGCACCTGTTGGTGGACCTGATGGGACAGTGCCAGTGCCCATGCCCATGCCTATGCCCATGCCATCTCCAAATACTCCTTTCTCCTATCCGCTGCCAAAGGGACCA TCGGATTTCGGTGGACTGCCAATGGGGACTTACCAGGCCTTTCCCAATATCCATCCACCTCAAATACCAGCAACTCCCCCATCGTATGAATCT GTCGATGACATTAATGCTGATAAAAATGTCTCTTCTGCACAGATTGTTG GTCCTGGAACTAAGCCAGAAGCTTCTGCAAAGCCTCCCTCCAGACCTGTTGACAACTTTGTATTGCCAGAATTACCATCGGTGCCAGACACGCTCCCCACTGCGTCTACCGGAGCCAGCACATCAGCATCTGAAGACATAGACTTTGACGATCTTTCCCGCAGATTCGAGGAGTTGAAGAAGAAAACATAG
- the Ist1 gene encoding IST1 homolog isoform X3, protein MEILELYCDLLLARFGLIQSMKELDPGLYESVSTLIWAAPRLQSEVAELKIVADQLCAKYSKEYGKLCRTNQIGTVNDRLMHKLSVEAPPKILVERYLIEIAKNYNVPYEPDSVVMAEAPPGVETDLIDVGFTDDVKKGGPGRGGGGFTAPVGGPDGTVPVPMPMPMPMPSPNTPFSYPLPKGPSDFGGLPMGTYQAFPNIHPPQIPATPPSYESVDDINADKNVSSAQIVGPGTKPEASAKPPSRPVDNFVLPELPSVPDTLPTASTGASTSASEDIDFDDLSRRFEELKKKT, encoded by the exons ATGGAGATCCTGGAGCTGTACTGTGACCTGCTACTGGCTCGTTTTGGCCTCATCCAGTCTATGAA GGAGCTAGATCCTGGTCTTTATGAATCTGTGTCTACCCTGATCTGGGCTGCTCCTCGGCTTCAGTCAGAAGTGGCTGAGTTGAAAATA GTTGCTGATCAGCTCTGTGCCAAATATAGCAAAGAATATGGCAAGTTATGTAGGACCAACCAGATTGGCACCGTGAACGACAGG CTAATGCACAAACTGAGTGTGGAAGCCCCACCCAAAATCCTGGTGGAGAGATACCTGATTGAGATTGCCAAGAATTACAATGTGCCCTATGAGCCTGACTCAGTGGTCATG gCAGAAGCTCCTCCTGGGGTAGAGACAGATCTTATTGACGTGGGATTCACAGATGATGTGAAGAAAGGTGGccctggaagaggagggggtgggTTCACGGCACCTGTTGGTGGACCTGATGGGACAGTGCCAGTGCCCATGCCCATGCCTATGCCCATGCCATCTCCAAATACTCCTTTCTCCTATCCGCTGCCAAAGGGACCA TCGGATTTCGGTGGACTGCCAATGGGGACTTACCAGGCCTTTCCCAATATCCATCCACCTCAAATACCAGCAACTCCCCCATCGTATGAATCT GTCGATGACATTAATGCTGATAAAAATGTCTCTTCTGCACAGATTGTTG GTCCTGGAACTAAGCCAGAAGCTTCTGCAAAGCCTCCCTCCAGACCTGTTGACAACTTTGTATTGCCAGAATTACCATCGGTGCCAGACACGCTCCCCACTGCGTCTACCGGAGCCAGCACATCAGCATCTGAAGACATAGACTTTGACGATCTTTCCCGCAGATTCGAGGAGTTGAAGAAGAAAACATAG